TGACGTCGACCACGGCCTCGACCTGGAAGAACAAGCCGCAGCATGTGCCGCAGTGTCGCTTGGACGCTCGGCAGAAGCAGCAGCTCGCCGCTGGCTTCCCCACCGATTTGTGGACGAGGCGCCGCGTGGCTCAGGTGGTGCACGAAAAGTTTGGCATCGAGTACAACCCGGACCACCTCTGCCGTATTCTGCACGACCTCGGTTTCAGTTGTCAGAAACCGGAACGGCAAGCCCGCGAACAAGACGTCGCGGCGATCGAAACGTGGCGTGCCGAAGATTGGCCGCGCATCAAAAAGGGGGCGAAACAGCGGAGCTAGCGTGGTGTTAATCGACGAAAGCGGGTTTCAACTTCAACCGCTCGTAGGTCGACTGGCTGACCTCCAGCGACTGAAGCACCTCGGCCAAGTCTTTACCTGCGTTGAGCATCGCATCCGCGTCACGCAACTTTCGCACAATCTGATCAGGCGAATGCCGCTTGCGTCTCTTGGTTGACATCGTCGAAATCTCCTTGCCAAAATCGGCTGAAAGACTTCATAACGAATGGGTCAGGAATTTGATAGCAGGCCAACCGCGGTGGCCTGGACGCCGAAATCGAATCGCGTGCAGATGCTCTTCGAGTTGCAACCGCCCAACGCGACGGCGATCGACTTCATCTGGTTCGTGCACAATTTGCATCAAGAGTTGAAGCGAAAGTTGATCGTGGTGTGGGATCAACTGAGTGCCCACCGCAAAACAGCCCGCGTTCTCGAAAAGTTGGGTGCGAATATAAAAGATGTCTATTGACTGTATCTAGGGATATTGTCGATGATCAGCGTGCATTGATCGGGAATCTAAGTGCGTTACTGAAGAGTGGCAAATGCCCTCGCGGCGGTCATTAGGCGCCGTTATGGAATTGCGTCAAAGCAATCCCTAAGATAGCGTGTTTCATCCGAGGATATAAGTCCACTAAAGATAGTGGATGGCCCAAGAGAAACTGAGGTTGACTATGCCTGTAGATCAATTTTCCCGTTACTGTGCGGTGATTGCCCCGGTAGTAATGCGAGTCTGCTGCTACGCCCTACTGATTTGTGTGTCGGATTGGAACCTGATTCTCGCGCACGGGCAAGAGAATGCGAAAGAGGTTCCTGACAATCGCGATCCGCCTATCGGTCAGGGAATAACATGCTGGGGGCACGCTGGAGGCAAGTGGGCTGTGTGGATTGGTCGGCCATGTGCACCGTTTGACGTTGATTCCGACAGCTTAGCTGATCTTGCTAAGCTGGAACAAATCGAATCAATCTTCGTCTACCCGAAGACCGGCCTGAAAGCAAGCGACTTTGCTGTTTTGGGGAAGCTAAAGTGCGTTAGGCGGCTTCAAATCACTTGGTTCGGCGATGATTGCCGAGAGCTTATAGTGCATATTGGAAAATGCAATGGCCTGGAATCTTTGTCGCTTTTTGCTCCTAAGCTAAAGGCGAATGACTTGAAGTGGTTTGACAATTTCGACAAATTAACAGAGTTATTCGTTAAGTCCGATGACATTTCGGCGGAGCATATTCATACGATTGTAAATTTGGATTGCGGAATTCAAGCATTGCGGATATCAAGTTACGTGGGAGACAATCCAACATTCGAGGACCTTGTTCCTGTGTTTCAAATGGATAAGCTTACTAGATTGGAAATAGACGGTGAAAACTTGAGTGAATCAGAAAAGAGAGATGTCATTCGTTTGTTAGGTAATTGTGACGTGCGTATGACCTGTGAAGTGTGGAGCGAAGTGTTTACGCGGTTATGATGAGAGCAAGAAAAGGAGTCATGCCTGAATGGCACGAGCTTAAGCTCTAACTCATTGTAGCCTCCCGGGTTTTGATTGACTTTCGGGCTGACTGGAGGAGTTTGTACGGTTTCGGGCGGCGTTTGATCTGGCGTGGTTCTTTGCGATTGGGGCGGTTGCCTACCGTTAACTTTGAAGTGGACCCCATTATTCGGACCACGGGGGCACATTTCTTAGATAGGAGAAGAAAAGGTGTCAGAGGAGAAGAAAAGGTGTCAGGACTCTTTTCCTCCGCTCGACCCGTGACATGCCACTCAAATGGGTAGAGCAATGCGGGCCAACTTCAGCTACGATGCGGAAGATGCGTACCAGTTTACCTCCATCAGCCGCTACGCCGACCTGGCCGGGACCGAACTGGTCGCCACCAGCACCTACGGCTACGACGCGGCCGATCGCCTCACCAGCCTGACCCACGCCGACTCCAGCAGTAGCACACTGGCCGGTTACACCTGGGGCTACGACGAAGGGAACCGCCTGACCGATTTCACGGTTGCCGGTTACTCCGCCGAAGACGCCACCTACACCTACGACGACACCGACCAGCTAACCGGCGCCGATCGCAGCGGCACGACCTCCGACGAGTCGTACACCTACGACGAAAACGGCAACCGCACTGGCGGCAGTTACTCGACCGACGACAACAACCAAATCCTCTCCGACGGCACGTACAACTTCACCTACGACGACGAAGGGAACCGCCTCACCAAGACGAATATCTCGACCGGCGAAGTCATCGAGTATTCGTGGGACTACCGCAACCGCCTGGTCAACATCACCACCAAAACCAGCGGCGGCACCGTCACCCACGAAGTCGACTACACCTACGACATCTTCAACCGCCGCATCGGGAAAACGATCGACGCCGACGGAGACGGAGCAGGCACCGCCACGGAGGAAATCTACATCTACGACGGCCTGCGAGAAGAACAAGGCAACGCAGGCGACCACATCCTCCTGGCCTTCGACGAATCAGACGACTTAACCGACCGCTTCCTCTACGGCCCCAACGTCGACCAAGTCCTGGCCAGCGAAGAAGTCACCAGCACAGCCTCGGCCGGGGATGCCCTCTGGGCACTGACCGATCACCTAGGCACCGTACGCGACGTGGCCGACTACAACGCAGGCACCAACGCGACGACGGTTCAGAATCACCTGACGTACGATGCCTTCGGAAATATCACCGCCGAGACAAACGCGGCGGTGGACTTCCTGCTCGCGTTTACAGGGCGAGAACGGGATGAAGAGAGTGATTTGCAGTATAATCGAGCTCGGTATTACGATGCGGCGATTGGGAAGTGGGTTGCTGAAGACCCTATTGGGTTTGATGCGGTGGACGAGAATATCGCTCGGTATGCCGGCAATAATTCGCTATCATTTACAGATCCGTCTGGGCAAGATATTTATTTAACAAAAGGTGTGAATAGGCCCGACTCCGGTTTGGTTGGACTTATTCATCAGGATATTGCGGTTGATGAATGGATTTTGGACAATTGTGGTGGATGGATAAAGAGCGGAACGAAAGTGGCGCTTAGCTTCATAAATCGAACAGACGTCGAAAACCCACTGAAATTCTATCCTGCGTCACGAACATGGCTAGGATTTACTAACATACCCGCACTTCCTTTTCTTGTTTCTACACTTCCTGGCTTCTCGAACGA
The nucleotide sequence above comes from Bremerella cremea. Encoded proteins:
- a CDS encoding winged helix-turn-helix domain-containing protein, which gives rise to MRPHGSAAELEARRLKALDLIRQGWRVKYVGVTSTTASTWKNKPQHVPQCRLDARQKQQLAAGFPTDLWTRRRVAQVVHEKFGIEYNPDHLCRILHDLGFSCQKPERQAREQDVAAIETWRAEDWPRIKKGAKQRS
- a CDS encoding RHS repeat-associated core domain-containing protein — translated: MRANFSYDAEDAYQFTSISRYADLAGTELVATSTYGYDAADRLTSLTHADSSSSTLAGYTWGYDEGNRLTDFTVAGYSAEDATYTYDDTDQLTGADRSGTTSDESYTYDENGNRTGGSYSTDDNNQILSDGTYNFTYDDEGNRLTKTNISTGEVIEYSWDYRNRLVNITTKTSGGTVTHEVDYTYDIFNRRIGKTIDADGDGAGTATEEIYIYDGLREEQGNAGDHILLAFDESDDLTDRFLYGPNVDQVLASEEVTSTASAGDALWALTDHLGTVRDVADYNAGTNATTVQNHLTYDAFGNITAETNAAVDFLLAFTGRERDEESDLQYNRARYYDAAIGKWVAEDPIGFDAVDENIARYAGNNSLSFTDPSGQDIYLTKGVNRPDSGLVGLIHQDIAVDEWILDNCGGWIKSGTKVALSFINRTDVENPLKFYPASRTWLGFTNIPALPFLVSTLPGFSNEGIIYEWPKGFAPRAIISTLRTTRADDQAWVVYMRTYRVGVADRYDPIWYNCVNYTNLEFNAIAALLWRAPLR